The following coding sequences are from one Triticum aestivum cultivar Chinese Spring chromosome 5A, IWGSC CS RefSeq v2.1, whole genome shotgun sequence window:
- the LOC123105595 gene encoding uncharacterized protein, whose amino-acid sequence MAAAPAPARSPPEASPPPLDASASASDDEWDADGFVIPDVTIQDDDDDDVTTHSVPKARDPEPQQAKEEKIYLGPHGAPPSGAKQQQLNTVGRKQSFRNKLKEADRKSSGNAQENKVESLRELMGAVTTDSRGMAKSSRRDWLDPHCRESEFDRKPR is encoded by the exons atggcggccgcccccgcccccgcccgttCGCCGCCGGAAGCGTCCCCGCCGCCCctagacgcctccgcctccgcctccgacgACGAGTGGG ATGCGGATGGATTTGTTATTCCTGATGTGACTattcaagatgatgatgatgatgatgttactaCACACAGTGTCCCCAAAGCAAGGGATCCTGAACCTCAACAG GCAAAAGAGGAGAAGATATACTTGGGACCTCATGGGGCGCCACCATCAGGAGCAAAGCAGCAGCAACTTAACACAGTTGGCCGCAAGCAGAGTTTCAGAAACAAGCTGAAGGAGGCAGATAGGAAATCCAGTGGCAATGCTCAGGAGAACAAGGTGGAAAGCCTAAGAGAGCTCATGGGGGCTGTAACAACAGATAGTAGGGGCATGGCGAAGAGTTCTCGTCGCGACTGGCTTGACCCACACTGTCGTGAGTCTGAGTTTGATAGGAAACCACGCTAG
- the LOC123105596 gene encoding uncharacterized protein: MALRVAPSPLLASGGGATAFATPLTPRKRGAGLLLVSKRSRISAQLGGGGGGGGDGETKPDGKKFITREQEPEQYWQTAGERKGENPMMTPLPYIVIFGFSTPFIILAIAFANGWIKAPLIR, from the exons ATGGCCCTCAGGGTTGCTCCGTCGCCGCTCCTCGCCTCCGGCGGCGGTGCCACCGCCTTCGCCACCCCGCTTACGCCGAGGAAGAGAGGCGCCGGCCTGCTCCTCGTAAGCAAGCGCTCCAGAATCTCGGCGCAGCTCG gtggtggtggtggtggtggtggagatggagAGACCAAGCCTGACGGCAAGAAGTTCATCACCAGAGAACAGGAACCGGAGCA GTACTGGCAGACTGCTGGGGAGAGGAAGGGGGAGAACCCCATGATGACGCCGCTGCCCTATATCGTCATCTTCGGCTTCTCCACCCCCTTCATCATCCTCGCCATCGCCTTCGCCAACGGATGGATCAAGGCGCCCCTCATCCGCTGA